The Bacillota bacterium nucleotide sequence GGGGTAATACCTGTATTAATTTCAAAAAAATGGGAATCAATTATTTGCTTTGCAAATATGAATAATAGAAGGGTCTATTTTTTATCAGCTGGAAAAATATGTTATGAACAGCTGCGTAAAATAGGCCCTTTTATTTTTACTTTAATTAGCCTGAATAATTTGAACAAGCAATTATCTGAAATCTGAAATAAGTGACATAAAATTCAATATCCAAAATGAAGAAAGGGGGAAAAGAAAAATGTCAGAGAAACAATATGTTGTTTTTGTACTGGACGGCGAATACTACGGCATTGACATTTTAAATATTCAGGAAATCACAAGGTATGAAGCGCCGACAAGAATTCCCAATATGCCTTCATATATGCAAGGCATAATTAATCTGCGGGGAAACATCATCCCTGTAATCAACCTCAGAAAAAGATTTAGCCTGGGGAGCAGTGAGGTTACAGGTGAAAGCAGGATTATTGTAGTTAACCTTTTTGAAAGAAAAGCAGGACTTTTAGTCGATGCAGTAACCCAGGTAACAAAAATCGGTGACGGTCAAATAGAACCGCCCCAGGAAATAACTGCCGGTTGTGAACGCAAATACATTGCCGGTTTAGCAAAAAAGGGAGAGAAGATCATTATTCTTTTGGAACCTGCTGCCGTACTGGCGGAAGGCCAAGAAGTGAAGACCGGAAAAATTGCAGGCTGAAAACCAGGGCATGAAATTATCTGGTATTAACAATTTTCAGATCAGGAAGGAGGGACAGGATGGAAGAAAATATATTACAGGAAATTATACGGCAGGCGCCCTTCGGCTATGCCTACCACAAATTAGTTTACAATGCAGAAGGGCTTCCGGAAGACTATATCTTTCTTGATGTCAATCCTGCCTTTGAAGAAATGACCGGGTTAAAAAGGGAAGCCATCCTTGGGAAAAGGGTGACGGATATCTTGCCCGGTATCAGAAACAGCGGTTTTGACTGGGTAGACTTTTACGGCAAAGCGGTGTTATGCGGTGAAAGGCGGGAATTTACCCAATACGCGGAGCCCCTGGGACGCTGGTACAAAATAACCGCTTTTGCTCCGCAAAAAGGGCATTTTATTACTATTTTCCAGGAAATCACTTCAGAAATGGAACGGATAAAAACCCTGGAGGAACAGGAGCAGAGAATCAGGGAATTGACTACAGAACTGGAAACAGTGTTCAACGGTACCCAGGATGCCATGTTCCTCGTCAGGGTGGAAAACGGTGAATTCCGCTACATCAGGAATAACGCCGCCCACCAGGAATTGACAGGGTATAGCCTGGAGGATATAAAAGATAAAACTCCTTTTGAAGCAGCGGGGGAAGAAATCGGCGCAATTGTCAAGGCCGGTTATCAAAGATGCGTGGAGGCCAAAGTGCCCATAACTTATGAAGAAACACTGCCTTTTCCGGCCGGAGAAAGGACCTGGCTAACGGCCCTGACGCCTGTGCTGGAAAATGGGAAAGTAAAATACCTAGTGGGCTCCCGAAAGGACATTACCTTGCAGAAAAAGGCAGAAAAGGAAAGAGAAGAGCTGTTACATCGCCTGCAGGCCATGTTCAACGGACATACCGCCGTCATGCTCCTGGTCGAGCCAATATCCGGCAGAATCGTTGATGCCAACCCAGCCGCCTGCGCCTATTACGGTTATACCAGGGAAGAAATCCTGAGTATGTGCATCCAGGACATCAATATGCTCCCTAAAGAAGAGGTCGAAAAGTGTCGCCTGTTGGCCTTTAAGGAAAAACAGAGATATTTTGTTTTCCCGCACCGCTTGAAGAGCGGGGAAATCAGGCTGGTTGACGTTTATTCCTGCCCCATAACCCATAGCCGGAAAAAATTGCTTTTTTCCATTATTTTCGACGTCACCGACCGAGAAAAGTACAAAGAAGAACTATACCGGGAAAAAGAACTGCTTAGAACCACCCTCCTTTCCATTGGCGACGGAGTGGTCACCACCGACCAGGCAGGCAAGATAACGGCCTTAAACAGGGCGGCGGAAGAAATAACGGGCTGGAGTGAAGAAGAAGCAAAAGGCAGTCCCTTTGCCCAGGTTTTCGAGCTGATCAGTGAAGATACGGGTAAAAAGGTGGAAGATCCTGTAGCCAAAGTTTTAGAAACAGGGAAAATCATCGGCTTGGCCAACCATACTGCCTTAATCGCCAAAGACGGGCGTAAGATACCAATAGCCGACAGTGCTGCACCCATCAAAGACGAGAAAGGACAAACCTTCGGAGTGGTCATGGTTTTCCGAGATGTTACGCAGGAGAAAGCTCAGCAGGAAAAAATCCTCTATTTAAGCTACCATGATTCACTGACCGGCCTTTATAACCGGCGGTTCATGGAAGAACAGATAAAAAGGCTGGAAATGTCCCGGGAACTGCCACTGGCGCTAATCATGGCCGATGTCAACGGGCTGAAACTGGCTAACGATGTCTTCGGCCACGAAGAGGGGGACAAGCTCCTGAAAAAAGCGGCAGAGATATTAAAGGAAAGCTTCCGGAAAGAAGACATCATCGCCCGCTGGGGCGGGGACGAATTCCTCATCCTGCTGCCACGGACCTCTGCCAAAACTGCAGAGGAAATCATTGAAAGGATCAAAAACAGGTGTTTGCAAGTAAGCGACGGGAAGGTGCAGCTGAGCATAGCCATGGGTTATGCAGTGAAGACACAAGACTCAGAAAGCCTTAAGGAAACTCTCAAAGAAGCCGAAAAATGGATGTACCACAGGAAATTAATGGAGGGCAAAAGTTACCGTAGCGCCATTATCAATACCCTCCTTGCCACCCTGTTTGCTAAAAGCGCGGAAACGGAGGAACATGCCGAACGTTTGAAAATCTACTGCCTTACAATAGGCAGAGAAATGAGGCTTTCTGCTAAAGACCTGGACGAATTGGTTCTATTAGCTGTGCTGCACGACATCGGCAAAGTGGGTATTAAGGAAAACGTCTTGCAAAAGCCCGGGCCTTTGACAGCGGAAGACTGGGAGGAAATGAAAAAACATCCCGAAATCGGCTGCCGCATTGCTCAAAATACCCCGGAACTTGCGCCTGTAGCTGAATACATCCTGTGCCACCATGAGCGCTGGGACGGACAAGGCTATCCACAGGGTTTAAAAGGAGAAGAGATACCTTTACTCTGCCGTATTCTGGCTGTGGCAGACGCCTATGACGCCATGACCAGCGACCGGCCTTACCGCAAAGCACTGAGCAAGGAGGAAGCCATGGCGGAGATAAAGAGAAATGCAGGGACCCAGTTTGATCCACGGATGGTGGAAATGTTTTTGGTAGCCATAAGATAAGAGACAAAACGTCTTGAAAATAAATTTTAATGTTTTAAAAATAAAAATAATAATTAAGAAATAAGGAGGTATCCCCGTGAATTGGTATAACAACTTAAAAATACGCACCAAACTTATCAGTGGTTTTTTAGTCGTTGCCTTTATTGCCTTAGCTTTAGGCATCTTCGGAGTGTACAACATCAGAAAAATTGACAATCTGGACACCAAACTTTACGAAACCATGACAGTCCCTTTAGGTGAAATGGCAATTATTGTAGAATCATATCAAAGGATGCGGGCGAATGTGAAGGACATTCTGCTGACAGATGACCCTGCCAAAATAAGTGACTATGAAAATAGAATAGCCCAAAGAAACGAGGAATTTTCCAAAAACCTGAAAAGCTATGAAAAAACCTTGTTTACTGAGGAAGGCAGGAAACTGACAGAAGAGCTGTTTCATCATAAAGAAAAATACGATGCCATCATGAAGGATGTGATACGCCTGGCCAAGGAAAACAGGCGGGAAGAGGCACGCCTCCTCATGTACGGTGAGGCTGAAAAAATCAGGGCTGATATGGAAAAAACCTATAGAAGGATGATGGAGATAAAAGTTGCCGCAGCTAAAGAAACTGCGGGAAATAACACAAATACGGCAAACCAAGCAACAACGGCCACAATTGCTTTCCTTTCGGCGGCTTTTATACTGTCTGTAGTTTTGGGGTTTTTCATTGCTAACTCCATTACAAATCCTGTCAAAGCCGCGGTTGAACACGCCCGTATCATGGCCGGCGGCGACTTTACCCGGGAAGTGCCGGAAAGCTTCCTGCGCCGTCGGGATGAAATGGGGCAGTTGGCCCATGCCTTTGCCGAAATGAATGAAAAAATACGCGCTTTGTTAAAAGAAGTGGCTGCCTCTGTTGCCGAAACCAGCGCAGCCAGCCAGGAACTCTCCGCCACAGTGGAAGAAGTCAGCGCCCAGGGACAAAACGTCAATGCCTCGGTAGAGCAGATCGCTGCCGGAATGGAAGAAACAAGTGCTTCTGTGGAAGAAGTGACAGCATCCAGCACAGAAATCGGGAATGGGGCAAGACAGCTTGAAGCAAGGGCCGGAGACGGCAAGGCAAAGGTGCAGGAAATCGAAAAAAGAGCAGAACAGATGAAGGAAACAGCCCAAACCTCCAAACTGACAGCACAAAGCATCTATAACGTAAAACAGCAGGAAATCAAGAAAGCTATCGAGGAAGCGAAAATTGTCGAAGAAATAGCCAAAATGACAGATGTAATCTCCGAAATAGCCGGCCAGACCAATCTTTTGGCCCTCAATGCCGCCATTGAAGCTGCCCGGGCCGGCGACCAGGGCCGGGGCTTTGCCGTGGTGGCGGAGGAAGTCCGGAAACTCGCAGAACATTCGGCCCAGACGGCAGGGAACATCCAGCAGGTAATAGAGCAGGTAAAAACGGCTGTGGACAAGCTTACCACTAATGCCGGGGAAATCCTGAAATTCATCGATGACAAAGTGGCTCCTGATTATGATATGCTGGAAAAAACAGGCGAGCAGTATGCGGAAGACGCGCGGTTTGTCAAAACCCTTACCGAAGAATTTGCTGCCGCAGCTTCCCGGATTGCTGCGTCCATCAGTGAGGTCAATACGGCCATGGAAGGAGTGGCAGCAGCCATTGAAGAAGCCACAGCCTCTTCCCAGGAAATTGCCAACAATGCTACAGAAACAGCAAAAGCCCTGGAAGGGGTGGCCAAAACCGCCCAGGCCCAGGCGGAAATGGCAGAGAAGCTCAGTTCCCTTGTGGCGAGGTTTAAAGTATAATGTGCGCTTGATTTAAAGTAAAGGGATAATTTAAGGTGGTAAGAAATGCTTGAAAATATATCTGCTAAAAAGAAGAAAATACTGCTGGTGGAAGACAACCGCTTAACTGCCATGGTCGCAGCGGAGTTTTTGCTTAGCAACGGCTATGAGGTGGAAACCGTCGCTACAGGAGAAGAAGCGGTGCATAAGATAAGCGGCGGCTTTCCGCCGGACCTGGTTCTCATGGATATCGAATTGGCGGGGGAAATGGACGGAATAGATGCGGCCCGCAGGATAATGAAATCCCGGGATATTCCCGTTGTATTTCTTACCGCCAACACATCCGGGGAAATTATTGATAAAATAAAAAAGGTTAAGGCTTATGGGTTCGTGTTAAAAGATACGGATAAAGCTGCCTTGCTATCCACAGTGGAAATGGCTTTGAAACTTCATGAAGCAAATACCCATGCCGGAATGTTTGAGCGGCTTTTTGAAAACTCCCTGAATGAACTATATATTTTTCATCCTAAAGCTTTAAAATTCGTGGCTGTAAACCGCGCTGCCAGAAAAAACCTGGGATATACAATCGAAGAACTGAACACCATGACACCCCTTGACCTCAAGCCCGAACTTGACCTGCAGAGTTTCAGGGAACTCCTTGTCCCTCTGGTCAGCGGGGAACAGGAGCAGGTCTTATTTAAAACAGTGCACCGCCGGAAGGACGGTTCCCTGTATCCTGTGGAAATAAATTTACAGCTTTTCGATTATGGGGGAGAAAAATTATGCATGGCACTGGTGGCTGACCTGACCGAAATAAAACAATTGGAAGAGGAAAAAAGGCGCAAAGAGGAGCTGTGTCGCCTGATGCTGCAGGGCATTCCCAGTCCGGCCTGGCTGGTATCAAGGGAGCGCCGTATTCTGGCGCAGAATAAAGCGGCGGCGTCATTATTTGGGTCAAAAGTCGGTGATTATTGCTGGGAAAGAGTCCTTGGCGGGGGAAACCTGCCGGATGAATACAGGGAGGTATTTGAAAAAAACGGCTCACCACTGCCCGGCACGAAATGCTATTTCTGCCGCGGAGACGAAGCCTTGGACAGAAATGAACCGATAAACAGCGAAGTGGAGCTGGCAGGCAACATATGGGATACATGGTGGATCCCGTTGGGAGAGGATGTCTACCTTCATTATGCTACAGATGTTACCAAACACAAGAGAATGGAAAAGGAATTGCGCTGTCTATCTGTTACTGATTGCTTGACAAACTGCTATAACCGCCGATTTTTTATGCAAAAACTGGAAGAAGAAATAGAGCGCGCCAAGCGGAACGGAAATAAGTTTTCCCTGATCATGCTGGACATAGACCGGTTTAAGCGCATCAATGACCGTTTTGGCCATAACGCTGGTGACGAGGTTCTTAAAAGCATGGCAGAATTAGTTAAGAACAGGATCCGCAAAATAGACATATTTGCCCGCTGGGGCGGGGAGGAATTTGTCCTGCTGTTGCCGGATACACCGGTGGAAAATGCGGCCCGTTTAGCGGAAGAATTGCGGGAAAGTTTAAGCCGGATGGATATACAGGGCGTGGGTCGTGTGACTGCCAGTTTCGGAGTTGCCGGTTATTGTCCGGGTGATAGTGTTGATTCATTGGTGAATAAGGCGGACAACATGATGTATGAGGCAAAGGCTGCCGGCAGGAATTGCGTGCGGTATATGAATCAATGTGAATAGCTATAGGAATCAGTGCCTCTGTGTATAGCCAAAGGCACTGCGGGGAATGGATGATGTGCGGAAATTTGATGAGCAGATGTTTGGGATGTTGGTTGAGTGTATCCGAGTAGAATTGTTGATCGAGGTGATGTTTGTATTGAAACCATAAGTTGAGGTGAGAAAGGTCATATTTGGCCGAAAAACTGAATTTTTGCAGCGGGACTTAGAACAAGCGAAAAAGTTTGGGCATACAGCGAATAGGGATTATCGATAAAGCTGGCAACGCCGTGTACCATAACGGCACGACCTCCTATCAGGCCGACCGGAAGTATTTCCGGCGGGCGATGGCGGGCGAGGCTAATGTTTCAAGCACTATTATCAGTAAACTTGATAATTCGCTTATTTTTGTCTTTGTCGCTCCGGTGCGTCATTACGCCACTGGCGAGAATACCGGCATAGTCACCGCCGTGATGAATGGCACGAAGTTCAGCCAAATTTTGGGACAGATAAAATTTGCCCAAACCAGTTACGCGTTCGCCAACGACAACAGCGGCAAAATAATTGCCAATAAAGAAATCGATTATGTGCTTAAGCAGGAGAATCTTCTAGAGAAGTCCAAGACCGACCCGGAGCTGGCCGTAGTGGCTGAAGAAGTGCGTAAACTCGCCGAAGAGTCGCGCTGTTCAGCCGCGTGCAAGACGTAAGCGCGCTGGCGGAGGCGGCTGACGCGACCGCCGAACAAATGGCCGCCTCGGCCGTAGAACTTTCCGCGTCGACGGAAGTGATTGCGGCATGCGCTCAGCAAACTTTAGGCGTTGCTAATAAGTTAACTGGCCAGGTTGATAAGTTCTAGCAATAAGCATAGGATCCCGGGCGCCGGCTTAAAAGCTGCGCTTGGGAGATTCGCATTAAACGCTTCGTATAAAACTTGATTATAGATTTATAGTAAAAATTATTAAAGGAAATATTTAGATCATTCGGGAGGGGATAAAAGTGATGTGGAAAGAGATGTACCGTATCGGCGTGGACAAAATTGACGAGCAGCACCAGGAGCTTTTCCGGCGGGTCGAGGAGTTCCTCCGGGCGGTTAAGGGCGCGGGGCAGTGGGAGGAAAAACTGGCCAAGGTAAAAGATACTTTGGCGTTTATGCAGGGCTATGTGGTGGAGCATTTTCAGAACGAAGAGGAATATCAGCGGGAAATAAATTATCCCGGCTATGAACAACACCATAAAATTCATGAGGAGTTTAAGTTCGAGGTCAACAAGTACGCGCAGAAATTTGCCGAAAAAGGCTATACCGAAGAATTTGCCCAGGAATTTGCCGGCAAGCTCATGACTTGGCTTATTAACCATGTGGCCATGACCGACCAGAAAATCGGCCAATACGTGCGGAAGGGAGGACAATAAGCATGAAGGCGGAGTATATCAATCCTTTTCTGGCGGCTACCCAGGACGTTTTTAAGCAGATGTTGGGCATGGATATAGAAAAGAGAAAAATTGAGCTTAGGGAGGACTTTGTTGATGGCCAGGACGCCAATGTTCTCATTGGCGTAATAGGCGCCCTGCAGGGGTCGGTGGTCTACTGCTTTCCCAAAAGCACCGCTTTGGCGATAGTCAAGTCAATGGCAGGCATGGAATTTGCGGAGATTGACACCCTGGTGGCGTCGGCTTTGGGAGAAATTGGCAACATAATCAGCGGCAATGCCTTGAGCCGCCTCGCCCAGGCCAATTATCACTGCGACATCGCCCCGCCGCAGATAATACTTGGCGGCAACAAGTCCATATCTATGGCTTCTTCTAAATATCTTTTCATTCCTATAACCTGCCAGGCCGGCGATATGGCGATAAGTGTAATGCTAAGAGAAAAAGCGTAGGGGATGTATTGTTGTATTATGAAGCTTTTGGTTATTGATCAGCAACAGGACCGTCCCTGCGGTTATGTTTTTATTAAAACGATCGCTGGCGTAATCCGCTTGTTTTGAAACAGAGTCAGGATCGCCGTCTGAATCTGGACAAACAAATCGACATTGCGGAATGCGGGTTCTTCTCCCAAACTACGGGCTAATCCCCGGTAAAAATCCGTGACCGTCAAAGTAGAAAGTGGAAAGTAAACGCCTTTAAACAGCGACAGGTTAAAAGCGGCGAAGTAGCGGACCAGAGAGCAGGGACGGGGGTTTGCGGTAGTCGCAGAGGAAGTCAGAAAGCTGGCGGAACAGTCGCAGAACTCCACCCAGGAAATATCTCGGCTAATTAATCAGAGAAAAGACTAAAAAAGGCCATAACCTAACTAATAAGCCTATAAAAAAGGCCAAATTTTTGTTGAACAACTAATTTGTATGTCAACTAATTTGTATTATAAAATGCCGGAGAGTTCTATATCTAAAAATCGGTTGTGCCTTAATGCAACATAAACCTAAAAATTTGTCAACTGCGAAAGTTGAGTTAATAATTATTAGGCTATTATTTGCTGTGGCAATGACTATGCTTTTAAGGCAATATTTGAGTCATAGAACTCGCCAGATTTTAATTGTGTGTATATCACTGTTAAAATCTTTCTCGCTACAGCAATAATAGCTTTTTTTCTGCCCAACCTGCTCTGACGTGACCAAAACCACACCGCAAATGTACTATGTCTAACGCGTACTGCTGCCCAAGCAACTTGACACAAAATAGCTTTGATATATGGGCCGTGTAAAATATTTCTTGATTTTACCTTGCTAGCACTCTCATCATTGCGTGGAGCCAAATTTGCCCAGGAACATAATTTAGAGCTACTTATAAAATAGTTGTCGATAGCATAAACAAAGCAAAAGCACCCCGTACATCTTTTTTAAAACATGTGATGTTTAGGGATGCTATTTTTTCAGGAAATCTCCTGTCGCATTTAATGGAGCTTCAAGTCTGTAGCCTCTGCTTTTCAATATCTGAAATTTGAAATCCATTAATTCCGGTGGTACATAAAGTTCCCTTGCGGCCCTGAAAAAATTCATTTCCGCGTCATTTATCAGTCTAATAACCTCATCATCAGGCAAGAGGATTTCAGCAGCGAAAACATTTGCTTCCCTTTCCGGCTTTGATGACATATCATAGCTGATAAGCTCCTGGGCCTGGGGATTCATTTTGGCCAAGTGTCTGTGGAAGCGGTCATGGCCAATTTCGTGAGCGCATACCAATCGTCTGGCAGGACTGTCCAAATCATTGTTAATGCAAATATATCGGCTCCGCCTTGTGTATATGTAAATCCCTTTAAGCTTGCCGAGCGGCCTGTAGAGAACATTAATATTAAGACAATCGGCAATCTCAAAGGGGTTTCGAGTTTTATGCTTTTGGATCAACCTCTCGGCTTCTCTCAAAATAAATTCCATACTTTTCACCCCGCAGCTAATCAGTTGGTGTATTTTTGCTGCCTTTATTTTTACGTACACCATACTTTTTGGCTTTTTTCTTTGAGTCGAAGTATATTTCGGTTAATACCTCAAAAAGCGCATCTTTATCTTCTTCTGATAATTCTCCTCCGGCAAATAAACATTTTGTAGTTTCAATGAATTTTTTTGCTTCGCTTTTTCCTCTCAACTTATCTTCTGCTTTAGCTTCCTCAAGAAATATTTCTTCCTTGGTCATTGCAATGCTTTCGCTATCATCTGTCAGGAAATCTGAAGATACGTTAAAGAAACCGGCGATTTTATCAATAAGTCCTGCCTCCCGTGGAAAACGCTGTCCGTTTTCATAATAAACCAAAGCCCGCCTTGTAATCCCGAGCTGCTCTGCAAAATCCTTCTGGGAAATGCCTGCCCTTTTGCGTAATAATCTAATTTTTTCGCCTAACTGCATTTGATAAAACACCTCCGGCAATATTTTGGCTATATTGTTCACTAATTATTCATAAAGAGAACAAAATCATTGACAAAAATATTGTTCACATATTATAATACAAGAGAACAAAAAATATGTCAATAATTTTGAACAGAGGTGAAAACAGATGAGTACTGAAAAAATGGCGTTAGTTGTGTTGAAACGAGGATTAGCTTCCATGCGCATTGATGAAGAGAGGGTATATCATAAAACAAAATTGTTGCTGAAAATATACCGGGATGTGGTTTGGTGTATTGAAGACAGGGTATGCGAGATTGAAGCAGAGTATTATGCCATGGGAGGCAATCGTCTGGCTGAAGCCTTGGATTACCTGGATGATTATGACCCCA carries:
- a CDS encoding ImmA/IrrE family metallo-endopeptidase → MEFILREAERLIQKHKTRNPFEIADCLNINVLYRPLGKLKGIYIYTRRSRYICINNDLDSPARRLVCAHEIGHDRFHRHLAKMNPQAQELISYDMSSKPEREANVFAAEILLPDDEVIRLINDAEMNFFRAARELYVPPELMDFKFQILKSRGYRLEAPLNATGDFLKK
- a CDS encoding purine-binding chemotaxis protein CheW — protein: MSEKQYVVFVLDGEYYGIDILNIQEITRYEAPTRIPNMPSYMQGIINLRGNIIPVINLRKRFSLGSSEVTGESRIIVVNLFERKAGLLVDAVTQVTKIGDGQIEPPQEITAGCERKYIAGLAKKGEKIIILLEPAAVLAEGQEVKTGKIAG
- a CDS encoding chemotaxis protein CheX; protein product: MKAEYINPFLAATQDVFKQMLGMDIEKRKIELREDFVDGQDANVLIGVIGALQGSVVYCFPKSTALAIVKSMAGMEFAEIDTLVASALGEIGNIISGNALSRLAQANYHCDIAPPQIILGGNKSISMASSKYLFIPITCQAGDMAISVMLREKA
- a CDS encoding methyl-accepting chemotaxis protein; protein product: MGIQRIGIIDKAGNAVYHNGTTSYQADRKYFRRAMAGEANVSSTIISKLDNSLIFVFVAPVRHYATGENTGIVTAVMNGTKFSQILGQIKFAQTSYAFANDNSGKIIANKEIDYVLKQENLLEKSKTDPELAVVAEEVRKLAEESRCSAACKT
- a CDS encoding transposase translates to MDNYFISSSKLCSWANLAPRNDESASKVKSRNILHGPYIKAILCQVAWAAVRVRHSTFAVWFWSRQSRLGRKKAIIAVARKILTVIYTQLKSGEFYDSNIALKA
- a CDS encoding hemerythrin family protein, which encodes MMWKEMYRIGVDKIDEQHQELFRRVEEFLRAVKGAGQWEEKLAKVKDTLAFMQGYVVEHFQNEEEYQREINYPGYEQHHKIHEEFKFEVNKYAQKFAEKGYTEEFAQEFAGKLMTWLINHVAMTDQKIGQYVRKGGQ
- a CDS encoding methyl-accepting chemotaxis protein; the encoded protein is MNWYNNLKIRTKLISGFLVVAFIALALGIFGVYNIRKIDNLDTKLYETMTVPLGEMAIIVESYQRMRANVKDILLTDDPAKISDYENRIAQRNEEFSKNLKSYEKTLFTEEGRKLTEELFHHKEKYDAIMKDVIRLAKENRREEARLLMYGEAEKIRADMEKTYRRMMEIKVAAAKETAGNNTNTANQATTATIAFLSAAFILSVVLGFFIANSITNPVKAAVEHARIMAGGDFTREVPESFLRRRDEMGQLAHAFAEMNEKIRALLKEVAASVAETSAASQELSATVEEVSAQGQNVNASVEQIAAGMEETSASVEEVTASSTEIGNGARQLEARAGDGKAKVQEIEKRAEQMKETAQTSKLTAQSIYNVKQQEIKKAIEEAKIVEEIAKMTDVISEIAGQTNLLALNAAIEAARAGDQGRGFAVVAEEVRKLAEHSAQTAGNIQQVIEQVKTAVDKLTTNAGEILKFIDDKVAPDYDMLEKTGEQYAEDARFVKTLTEEFAAAASRIAASISEVNTAMEGVAAAIEEATASSQEIANNATETAKALEGVAKTAQAQAEMAEKLSSLVARFKV
- a CDS encoding diguanylate cyclase, producing MLENISAKKKKILLVEDNRLTAMVAAEFLLSNGYEVETVATGEEAVHKISGGFPPDLVLMDIELAGEMDGIDAARRIMKSRDIPVVFLTANTSGEIIDKIKKVKAYGFVLKDTDKAALLSTVEMALKLHEANTHAGMFERLFENSLNELYIFHPKALKFVAVNRAARKNLGYTIEELNTMTPLDLKPELDLQSFRELLVPLVSGEQEQVLFKTVHRRKDGSLYPVEINLQLFDYGGEKLCMALVADLTEIKQLEEEKRRKEELCRLMLQGIPSPAWLVSRERRILAQNKAAASLFGSKVGDYCWERVLGGGNLPDEYREVFEKNGSPLPGTKCYFCRGDEALDRNEPINSEVELAGNIWDTWWIPLGEDVYLHYATDVTKHKRMEKELRCLSVTDCLTNCYNRRFFMQKLEEEIERAKRNGNKFSLIMLDIDRFKRINDRFGHNAGDEVLKSMAELVKNRIRKIDIFARWGGEEFVLLLPDTPVENAARLAEELRESLSRMDIQGVGRVTASFGVAGYCPGDSVDSLVNKADNMMYEAKAAGRNCVRYMNQCE
- a CDS encoding PAS domain S-box protein gives rise to the protein MEENILQEIIRQAPFGYAYHKLVYNAEGLPEDYIFLDVNPAFEEMTGLKREAILGKRVTDILPGIRNSGFDWVDFYGKAVLCGERREFTQYAEPLGRWYKITAFAPQKGHFITIFQEITSEMERIKTLEEQEQRIRELTTELETVFNGTQDAMFLVRVENGEFRYIRNNAAHQELTGYSLEDIKDKTPFEAAGEEIGAIVKAGYQRCVEAKVPITYEETLPFPAGERTWLTALTPVLENGKVKYLVGSRKDITLQKKAEKEREELLHRLQAMFNGHTAVMLLVEPISGRIVDANPAACAYYGYTREEILSMCIQDINMLPKEEVEKCRLLAFKEKQRYFVFPHRLKSGEIRLVDVYSCPITHSRKKLLFSIIFDVTDREKYKEELYREKELLRTTLLSIGDGVVTTDQAGKITALNRAAEEITGWSEEEAKGSPFAQVFELISEDTGKKVEDPVAKVLETGKIIGLANHTALIAKDGRKIPIADSAAPIKDEKGQTFGVVMVFRDVTQEKAQQEKILYLSYHDSLTGLYNRRFMEEQIKRLEMSRELPLALIMADVNGLKLANDVFGHEEGDKLLKKAAEILKESFRKEDIIARWGGDEFLILLPRTSAKTAEEIIERIKNRCLQVSDGKVQLSIAMGYAVKTQDSESLKETLKEAEKWMYHRKLMEGKSYRSAIINTLLATLFAKSAETEEHAERLKIYCLTIGREMRLSAKDLDELVLLAVLHDIGKVGIKENVLQKPGPLTAEDWEEMKKHPEIGCRIAQNTPELAPVAEYILCHHERWDGQGYPQGLKGEEIPLLCRILAVADAYDAMTSDRPYRKALSKEEAMAEIKRNAGTQFDPRMVEMFLVAIR
- a CDS encoding helix-turn-helix domain-containing protein yields the protein MQLGEKIRLLRKRAGISQKDFAEQLGITRRALVYYENGQRFPREAGLIDKIAGFFNVSSDFLTDDSESIAMTKEEIFLEEAKAEDKLRGKSEAKKFIETTKCLFAGGELSEEDKDALFEVLTEIYFDSKKKAKKYGVRKNKGSKNTPTD